DNA sequence from the Nocardia fluminea genome:
CGCCCCCAACGGTGGCAAGTTCCAGGAATTCACCGGCGGAGTCATCTACTTCAAGCTCCCGACCGGGGCCAAGACCGTGTACGGCGCCATCCGGCAGGCATGGGAAGCCGAAGGCGGCGCGGGCGGCCGGTTCGGCTACCCGACCTCCGACGAGCAGGACATCGAAGGCGGCAAGATCAGCCACTTCGAGAACGGCTCGATCAGCTA
Encoded proteins:
- a CDS encoding LGFP repeat-containing protein, with amino-acid sequence MAFEVTGAIGDHYNEAGGASSPLGEPTSAEQDAPNGGKFQEFTGGVIYFKLPTGAKTVYGAIRQAWEAEGGAGGRFGYPTSDEQDIEGGKISHFENGSISYSIADDAVTVNA